One Segatella copri genomic window carries:
- a CDS encoding RagB/SusD family nutrient uptake outer membrane protein, translated as MKRRYLMGIVMMLAMIGFTSCDDFLDITPTGKVIAKTGKEYRALLTYEYKNFPEDRGLATLRSDEMTLSKASTSTEDYDSYFDIWAWNDLNQQSTTASFGWRRYYHAIYIANYIIENQNKITEATQDEISQLVGEAYMMRAYCHFLLVNLYADAYTHCNPATTRGIPLSLEANVNNVLTCSSVEQVYQQVIADIKEAKTRLKVAAWDEGYTYRFNQISADALLARVYLYKGDWQDALAEAKVVMEKHGDLEDLTDSKVLPNYYKSVESIVALEQVMTSGYVKMGVPSKALVDTYRTGDKRKALYFKAQTASVYSLIKYGDKGNDGYRCSFRSAEAYLIAAEAAAQNAADNAAADDANLVEARTYLKALMAKRYAAAKYNQYAAELDTMQKADLLKAIYNERTCELVFEGHRWFDLRRTTRPQLSKTYGENSYVLEANDSRYTLRFPIEAVEANPNIEKWEGK; from the coding sequence ATGAAAAGAAGATATTTGATGGGCATCGTCATGATGTTGGCGATGATAGGATTCACCAGTTGCGATGATTTCCTCGACATCACCCCAACCGGAAAGGTGATAGCCAAGACGGGCAAGGAATACAGAGCCTTGCTCACCTACGAATACAAGAATTTCCCGGAAGACCGTGGACTCGCCACCCTGCGAAGCGACGAGATGACCCTGAGCAAGGCATCCACCTCTACCGAGGATTACGATTCTTACTTCGACATCTGGGCATGGAACGACCTCAACCAGCAGAGCACCACGGCTTCTTTCGGCTGGCGCCGTTACTATCATGCCATCTACATCGCCAACTACATCATCGAGAATCAGAACAAGATTACCGAGGCTACACAGGATGAAATCAGTCAGCTGGTGGGCGAGGCCTATATGATGAGAGCCTACTGCCACTTCCTGCTCGTCAATCTCTATGCCGATGCCTATACCCATTGCAATCCGGCTACCACCCGCGGCATCCCGCTCTCGCTGGAGGCAAATGTCAACAACGTGCTCACCTGCAGCAGCGTGGAGCAGGTTTACCAGCAGGTGATTGCCGACATCAAGGAGGCAAAGACCCGTCTGAAGGTGGCTGCCTGGGACGAGGGCTACACCTACCGATTCAACCAGATTTCTGCCGATGCTCTGCTGGCTAGAGTCTATCTCTACAAGGGCGACTGGCAGGATGCCCTGGCAGAAGCGAAAGTGGTGATGGAGAAACATGGCGACCTGGAAGATCTGACCGATTCAAAGGTATTACCAAACTACTATAAGTCGGTGGAGAGCATCGTTGCCCTGGAGCAGGTGATGACTTCCGGCTATGTGAAGATGGGCGTACCTAGCAAGGCGCTGGTTGATACCTATCGCACCGGCGACAAGCGCAAGGCGCTCTATTTCAAGGCACAGACCGCCAGCGTCTACAGTCTGATTAAATATGGTGACAAGGGCAACGACGGCTATCGCTGCTCCTTCCGTTCTGCCGAGGCCTACCTCATTGCTGCCGAAGCTGCTGCCCAGAATGCAGCTGACAACGCCGCAGCCGATGATGCTAATCTGGTTGAGGCTCGCACCTATCTCAAGGCGCTGATGGCAAAGCGATATGCAGCAGCTAAATACAACCAGTATGCAGCCGAGCTTGATACCATGCAGAAGGCGGACTTGCTCAAAGCCATCTACAACGAACGCACCTGCGAGCTTGTCTTCGAGGGACATCGCTGGTTCGACCTCCGTCGTACCACCCGTCCGCAGTTGAGCAAGACCTACGGTGAGAATAGCTATGTACTTGAAGCCAACGATTCCCGATATACCCTCCGCTTCCCAATCGAGGCAGTAGAGGCGAATCCGAATATCGAGAAATGGGAGGGCAAGTAA
- a CDS encoding SusC/RagA family TonB-linked outer membrane protein produces MRMRTFMLLIMVFAMNILSAQERTITGIVVDGSMGDDPLPGATISVVRGPNKKVSHGTVTDYEGKFTLKVDAQDKSFSVRFMGFETKDVNIEPGKNDYKVVLESDAKQIGEVVVTGYQELDRRKLTSAVTTLKISDEKIGAVNNIDQALAGQIAGLSSITSSGAPGAPVKIRIRGTASINGTQEPLWVLDGIPMDGTDIPSMEDLKDIDNIYQTSIAGLNPSDIDNITVLKDAAATAIYGARAANGVIVITTKKGRAGAPVINFSGKMTFMPKTDIDRLNLLNSNEKVDLELGLLASDYTYRQNKGGVAGILSSLGETSAYKAGGWNALSQTAQNQINQLRNTNTDWNDILFRNALTQEYNIGISGGGDKSDYYTSVGYTDEQGNVKGVGNTRYNITLKTNYQVNKLLKVGASVYANERKQNTYLTDSNGFTNPVYYSRLANPYFTPYDENGNYNYDTNVQGKEDSSLNFNIFEERANANTKRRDRSMMAILNAELRLTDYLKITSQFGLQEDSYSLSKYANENTYAMRKEKLFTEYQGADGVKKSFLPDGGMHKTTEYHNRQWTWKAMAEFVKTFNRIHDVNFMLGTEVRHAKSNSIYSVAYGYDSRTLTTQPVIFPSQTWADSYPLHQETESENAYVSWYATGSYSLLNRYTIGGSVRFDGSDVFGVAKKYRYLPLYSVSGLWRAKEENWLKDVKWMDNLCLRASYGLQGNIDKNTSPYLIGTLKKGTILPGISEDIINSETAPNPNLKWEKTENVNAGIDFAVLHNAITLSVDYYYRHSTDLIGLKMLPLESGFSSTTINWASMNNKGVEIALGTRNIHTKDFNWTTNLNIGYNENKVIQETVAQNATYPGREGYPVGALFAYKTAGLDADGYPLFVNKNGEKVSATEFLKLNAHGASTLTAEEQRNLYTYMGSTDPKWTGGFINTFDYRNWQLGINFTFNFGMKVRVQPSYSPANYDRGLNVNRDILNRWTADNTSGSFTKLMVSTERPREYVQYNEYNLYSMLDTWVKDCNYARLQSLRLGYKLPTQWLSRIGVKSASLSLEARNLLVIASNYSNYLDPETMGNPYAQPIPKSFIFGVNVNF; encoded by the coding sequence ATGAGAATGAGAACATTCATGCTTTTAATCATGGTTTTCGCCATGAACATTCTTTCAGCACAGGAGCGCACCATCACGGGTATCGTGGTGGATGGCAGCATGGGCGACGACCCGCTGCCAGGCGCTACCATCTCTGTGGTGAGAGGTCCAAACAAGAAGGTGTCACATGGCACCGTGACCGACTACGAAGGCAAGTTCACCCTCAAGGTGGATGCACAGGATAAGTCGTTCTCCGTAAGATTCATGGGATTCGAAACCAAGGATGTCAACATCGAACCAGGAAAAAACGACTATAAGGTGGTTTTGGAATCTGACGCCAAGCAGATTGGCGAGGTGGTGGTGACGGGTTATCAGGAACTGGACCGACGCAAGCTGACTTCGGCGGTAACCACCCTGAAAATCAGCGATGAGAAAATCGGTGCCGTCAACAACATCGACCAGGCACTTGCCGGACAGATTGCCGGACTTTCTTCCATCACCTCTTCGGGTGCACCGGGTGCGCCGGTGAAGATCCGCATCCGTGGTACCGCTTCTATCAACGGTACCCAGGAACCGCTGTGGGTGCTCGATGGTATCCCGATGGATGGCACCGATATCCCAAGCATGGAGGATCTGAAGGATATCGACAATATCTACCAGACTTCCATCGCCGGATTGAATCCATCCGACATCGACAACATCACCGTGCTCAAGGATGCTGCAGCCACTGCCATCTACGGTGCGAGAGCAGCCAATGGTGTCATCGTCATCACCACCAAGAAGGGACGTGCGGGAGCACCGGTCATCAACTTCTCGGGCAAGATGACCTTCATGCCTAAGACGGATATCGACCGACTCAACCTGCTCAACAGCAATGAGAAGGTAGACTTGGAGCTCGGTCTGCTGGCATCTGATTACACCTATCGCCAGAACAAGGGTGGGGTAGCAGGCATCCTCAGCAGCCTGGGCGAAACCAGCGCCTACAAGGCAGGCGGATGGAATGCGCTGAGCCAGACAGCCCAGAACCAGATTAACCAGCTCCGCAACACCAATACCGACTGGAATGATATCCTCTTCCGCAATGCCCTCACCCAGGAGTACAACATCGGCATCTCGGGTGGCGGCGACAAGAGCGATTACTATACATCCGTGGGCTATACCGACGAGCAGGGTAACGTGAAGGGCGTGGGAAACACCCGATACAACATCACCCTGAAGACCAACTACCAGGTGAACAAACTCCTCAAGGTGGGCGCTTCCGTATATGCCAACGAGCGTAAGCAGAACACCTATCTCACTGATAGCAATGGCTTTACCAACCCGGTATATTATTCCCGATTGGCAAACCCATACTTCACCCCATACGATGAGAACGGTAACTACAACTACGATACCAACGTGCAGGGCAAGGAGGATTCCTCACTCAACTTCAATATCTTCGAGGAGAGAGCCAATGCCAACACCAAGCGCCGCGACCGTTCGATGATGGCAATTCTCAATGCCGAGCTGCGCCTCACCGACTATCTGAAGATTACCTCGCAGTTTGGCTTGCAGGAGGATTCCTATTCCCTGAGCAAATATGCCAACGAGAACACCTACGCCATGCGCAAGGAGAAACTCTTCACCGAATACCAGGGTGCCGACGGCGTGAAGAAGAGCTTCCTGCCGGATGGCGGCATGCACAAGACCACGGAGTATCACAACCGCCAGTGGACCTGGAAGGCGATGGCTGAATTCGTGAAGACCTTCAACCGCATCCATGATGTCAACTTCATGCTGGGTACCGAGGTTCGCCATGCCAAGTCAAATTCCATCTACAGCGTGGCTTACGGATATGATTCCCGCACCCTCACCACCCAGCCGGTCATCTTCCCTAGCCAGACCTGGGCAGATTCCTATCCGCTGCATCAGGAGACAGAGTCGGAGAATGCCTACGTATCCTGGTATGCCACAGGTTCTTATTCGCTTCTCAACCGCTATACCATCGGTGGAAGCGTTCGTTTCGACGGTTCAGACGTCTTCGGCGTAGCCAAGAAATACCGTTATCTGCCTCTCTACTCCGTGAGTGGACTCTGGAGAGCGAAGGAGGAGAATTGGCTCAAGGACGTGAAGTGGATGGACAACCTCTGCCTCCGTGCCTCTTACGGTTTGCAGGGTAACATCGACAAGAATACATCACCTTATTTGATAGGTACACTGAAGAAGGGCACCATCCTGCCGGGCATCAGCGAGGACATCATCAACAGCGAGACTGCTCCGAACCCTAACCTGAAATGGGAGAAGACGGAGAACGTGAACGCCGGAATCGATTTCGCCGTATTGCACAATGCCATCACCCTCTCTGTAGACTACTACTATCGCCACAGCACCGACCTCATCGGCCTGAAGATGCTGCCGCTGGAGAGTGGATTCTCTTCTACCACCATCAACTGGGCGAGCATGAACAACAAGGGTGTGGAGATAGCCCTGGGCACCAGAAACATCCATACCAAGGATTTCAACTGGACCACCAATCTCAACATCGGTTACAACGAGAACAAGGTGATTCAGGAAACCGTGGCTCAGAATGCCACCTATCCTGGCCGTGAAGGTTATCCTGTGGGAGCACTCTTCGCCTATAAGACAGCCGGACTCGACGCCGACGGTTATCCGCTCTTCGTCAACAAGAATGGCGAGAAGGTATCTGCCACCGAGTTCCTGAAGCTCAATGCCCATGGAGCCAGCACCCTCACCGCCGAGGAGCAGCGCAACCTGTATACCTACATGGGTAGCACAGACCCAAAGTGGACGGGTGGTTTCATCAACACCTTCGATTACAGGAACTGGCAGTTGGGCATCAACTTCACCTTCAACTTCGGCATGAAAGTGCGCGTGCAGCCTAGCTACTCGCCAGCCAATTACGACAGAGGCCTGAACGTGAACCGCGACATTCTGAACCGCTGGACGGCAGATAACACCAGCGGCAGTTTCACCAAGCTGATGGTCAGCACCGAGCGCCCACGCGAGTACGTGCAGTATAACGAGTACAACCTCTACAGCATGCTCGATACCTGGGTGAAGGATTGCAACTACGCCCGCCTTCAGAGCCTGCGCCTGGGATACAAGTTGCCAACCCAGTGGCTGAGCCGCATCGGCGTGAAGAGTGCATCCCTCTCTCTTGAGGCACGCAATCTGCTCGTCATCGCCAGCAACTACAGCAACTATCTGGACCCGGAGACGATGGGCAACCCATACGCGCAGCCTATCCCGAAGAGTTTCATATTTGGCGTAAACGTAAATTTCTAA
- a CDS encoding zinc-dependent metalloprotease: protein MNKKRFLLGAITATLIGSSCYAISMEAAPEMGLFKKKKKKTEQPTSDYKKIVGSDSVNVRGVMNVVKKEQDFYLEMPTKLMGRVFLVSNKLQRVPSELNEAGVNRGINYENQCIRFEWNQDKKTVFVRQQRLTPEVDSKDAMAASVESNYIDPLIASLKVEAVAKDSSTVIFKVNDLFNGKKTYLNDVFNLINLGTSADSDLSRIIDIKAFSNNITATSELTTVVHEGKSKTNITVEVSSSLVLLPETPMVARKENQRVGYFTTSRLQYGDHQQEVTRNNYITRWRLEPKDEQAYLRGELVEPKKPIVFYIDPAVPEFLRPYIKRGMTDWNAAFEKAGFKNAVQVFDLTDSIAAEGDDMKYSVLTYDASEKANAMGPSVIDPRTGEILEADIIWWHNVKSLLREWIMVQTGAYNKEARQYELPEALIGDAARFVACHEVGHSLGLRHNMIASNAYPTDSLRSKSFTDHVCGTAASIMDYARFNYVAQPGDGIQQISPQIGPYDLMAIEWGYRWFPDEKKAASAQQDFLKKHGGKEFRYSETQSQRTAIDPRSLSEDLGDDAMKSAAYGIANLKRVMPNIIDWTRTGEPGQTYDEASKLYQGVIFQWSLYLYHVLANVGGMYIDNTTIDDGKPTFTFVEKDKQKRAVQFLIDEVFTCPKWLFRSELNKYTFINKNTPLGVQEQSPDYALQNQQSYMLWDMLDNSRIMRMFANEQNNGRNAFTAVEMMDMLHKHFFGKTLAGKSLSVDDRQLQKNFVDALITAAAQQEGVKINKKIFDSPAIIDSPDFNMPCHSLSSAPRTIDMGGTQTARVSDAISVKRGELVRILNLLKGKRRSGDTATQFHYEDVIMRIQTALGQEIR, encoded by the coding sequence ATGAATAAAAAGCGATTCTTGCTGGGGGCAATCACTGCCACCCTGATTGGAAGTTCTTGCTATGCCATCTCCATGGAAGCTGCACCGGAGATGGGATTGTTCAAGAAGAAAAAGAAAAAAACAGAGCAACCTACATCGGATTATAAGAAAATAGTAGGCAGCGATTCTGTGAATGTACGAGGAGTCATGAATGTAGTAAAGAAGGAACAGGATTTCTACCTTGAAATGCCTACCAAACTGATGGGAAGAGTGTTCCTCGTTTCCAACAAACTGCAGCGTGTGCCTTCCGAACTCAACGAGGCAGGTGTAAACCGTGGTATCAACTACGAAAACCAGTGTATCCGTTTTGAATGGAATCAGGATAAAAAGACCGTTTTTGTGCGCCAGCAGCGCCTTACTCCCGAAGTAGATTCCAAGGATGCCATGGCGGCATCCGTTGAAAGCAATTACATTGATCCGCTCATCGCAAGCCTCAAGGTAGAGGCGGTGGCCAAGGATTCTTCCACCGTCATCTTCAAGGTGAACGACCTCTTCAACGGAAAGAAGACTTATCTCAATGATGTGTTCAATCTCATCAACCTCGGCACTTCTGCCGATTCCGATTTGTCGCGCATCATCGATATCAAGGCTTTCAGCAACAATATCACCGCAACTTCTGAACTTACCACCGTGGTACACGAGGGTAAGAGCAAGACCAATATCACCGTAGAGGTAAGCAGTTCGCTGGTCCTCCTTCCTGAAACCCCGATGGTGGCACGCAAGGAAAACCAGCGCGTGGGCTATTTCACCACCAGCCGATTGCAGTATGGCGACCACCAGCAGGAGGTGACCCGCAACAACTATATCACCCGCTGGCGCCTGGAACCTAAGGATGAGCAGGCCTATCTGCGTGGCGAACTGGTAGAGCCTAAGAAGCCTATCGTCTTCTACATCGACCCAGCCGTTCCGGAGTTCCTGCGCCCTTATATTAAAAGAGGTATGACCGACTGGAACGCAGCGTTCGAGAAGGCAGGATTCAAGAATGCCGTACAGGTGTTCGACCTCACCGACAGCATTGCTGCCGAAGGCGACGACATGAAGTATTCTGTGCTGACCTACGATGCTTCAGAGAAGGCGAACGCCATGGGTCCTTCCGTCATCGACCCTCGAACAGGCGAGATTCTGGAGGCAGACATCATCTGGTGGCATAACGTGAAGTCGCTCCTGCGCGAATGGATCATGGTGCAGACAGGAGCCTACAACAAGGAGGCACGCCAGTATGAATTGCCAGAGGCCTTGATAGGCGATGCAGCCCGATTCGTAGCCTGCCATGAGGTGGGCCACTCGCTCGGATTGCGCCACAACATGATAGCATCCAATGCATACCCTACGGATTCCCTCCGTTCCAAGTCGTTCACCGACCATGTATGCGGCACTGCAGCATCCATCATGGACTATGCCCGTTTCAACTATGTGGCACAGCCGGGAGATGGCATCCAGCAGATTTCTCCGCAAATAGGTCCTTACGACCTGATGGCGATAGAGTGGGGCTACCGCTGGTTCCCGGATGAGAAGAAGGCCGCTTCAGCACAGCAGGATTTCCTGAAGAAGCACGGCGGAAAGGAATTCAGATACAGCGAGACGCAGAGCCAGCGCACCGCCATCGACCCACGTTCCCTGAGCGAGGATTTGGGCGATGATGCCATGAAGTCGGCTGCCTATGGCATCGCCAACCTGAAGCGCGTAATGCCTAACATCATCGATTGGACCCGCACAGGCGAACCGGGTCAGACCTACGATGAGGCATCGAAGCTCTATCAGGGCGTCATCTTCCAGTGGAGTCTCTACCTCTACCATGTGCTTGCCAATGTGGGCGGCATGTACATCGACAATACCACCATCGACGATGGCAAGCCTACCTTCACCTTCGTGGAGAAGGACAAGCAGAAGCGAGCCGTGCAGTTCCTCATCGACGAGGTGTTCACCTGTCCGAAGTGGCTCTTCCGAAGCGAGCTCAACAAGTATACCTTCATCAACAAGAATACGCCGCTGGGCGTGCAGGAGCAGTCGCCAGACTATGCACTGCAGAACCAGCAGAGCTACATGCTCTGGGATATGCTCGACAACAGCCGCATCATGCGCATGTTTGCCAACGAGCAGAACAACGGCAGGAATGCATTCACAGCCGTAGAGATGATGGATATGCTGCATAAGCACTTCTTCGGCAAGACCCTGGCAGGCAAGTCGCTCAGCGTAGACGACCGCCAGTTGCAGAAGAACTTCGTGGATGCGCTCATCACGGCTGCCGCTCAGCAGGAGGGCGTGAAGATCAACAAGAAGATTTTCGATTCCCCTGCCATCATCGACTCGCCGGATTTCAACATGCCATGCCATAGCCTCAGTTCGGCTCCCCGCACCATCGACATGGGCGGCACCCAGACGGCTCGTGTGAGCGATGCCATCAGCGTGAAGCGCGGCGAACTCGTGAGAATCCTCAACCTGCTGAAGGGCAAGCGCCGTTCGGGCGATACTGCCACCCAGTTCCACTACGAGGACGTGATCATGAGAATCCAGACGGCTTTGGGGCAGGAGATTAGATAA
- a CDS encoding leucine-rich repeat domain-containing protein, with product MDKGYLTIMAMACISLQCYAGSGQGTAVNDITVDSLQYTVVDSTLTATLYRYNKKGDTAIIPATVDYNGKTYQVVSISSRYNSVFYDTHDNIRKVNLPDGIKDIGHYAFYNCQNLEEIEIPESVKSMGNYCLGYTNLKHLVMKPVKSPTLGENPFYGTNQLRIINIPEGSLNSYKEVEGWKNYILLAGKGFSISVDLATPGELGNEILKKTENISDVNILTIKGKLNDDDIYNIQKRMPNLVEVDLSEVDMENIPDYLFSERRGIKKVTLPKNLKTIGEGAFRYCESLENVVIPDGVTSIGNSAFYGCYNIKSIKFPEGLVYMGSNAFYQCYALTTLELPSSLKTISGGAFYELRNLASVSMPEQLETIGDNAFAHCNNLKEILIPKGTQTIGYAAFYECNSLEKVTIPASVTAVNNAFTYCKNLKEVTCLALVPPQVRNENPFNGGMDMSKRTLYVPTFVLNVYKQTRGWDAFTNIKATDELPESMNIWKEFTLNLPDSLPADYKPSMLIDTYGGNGGSLTVKGNSMLSLSKFDFTYDPNYYINQSSSTSANIHGTLINEATMRADSISTKLYVPKQRWVFLSMPFNVKVSDFQCLTDETQWVIRKYSGLARANEQKEKTWQNMTADSILHAHEGYILQCTNNDGWNNHVLFQFKAINDAEKNNLFASTDQKIELKEYLSEFSHNRSWNLIGNPYPCYFDTRFMDFGAPITTWNMSNSTYEAYSLVDDNYILWPGEAFFVQRPVDQAEITFLAEGRQHNRNVRDIEETRAKMQTGNAARQVYNLTLTGENTADRTRIVINPEAEMSYNATHDAGKMMSEETLSAQLYSIESDADYAINERPIGNGIIQLGARFAQGGDYTISLMDAPEQAVLLDKQEGKEITLDETGYRFTAKAGESRNRFSLILRGNTTGITTLDANTGSIHISTQAGCIHVTATAKEDIKLYGADGKLLKNQNGTEAIFNVPGGLYIIKVGNVTQKVTMVK from the coding sequence ATGGATAAAGGATACCTCACAATCATGGCAATGGCTTGCATATCACTGCAATGCTACGCTGGAAGCGGACAAGGAACCGCCGTCAACGACATTACTGTCGACAGTTTACAATACACGGTAGTGGATTCCACCCTCACTGCCACGCTTTATCGCTATAATAAGAAAGGTGATACTGCCATTATTCCAGCCACCGTGGACTATAATGGCAAGACCTATCAGGTGGTAAGCATCAGCAGCAGATATAATTCTGTGTTTTATGACACACATGACAACATCAGAAAGGTGAATCTGCCTGATGGCATCAAAGACATAGGCCACTATGCGTTCTATAATTGCCAAAACCTGGAAGAAATTGAGATTCCGGAATCAGTAAAGTCTATGGGAAACTATTGCCTCGGATACACCAATCTCAAACATCTGGTGATGAAACCTGTAAAATCGCCTACATTGGGTGAAAACCCTTTCTATGGCACAAATCAGTTGAGAATCATCAATATTCCAGAAGGAAGCCTCAACAGCTATAAGGAAGTGGAAGGATGGAAGAACTATATCCTGCTGGCTGGCAAGGGTTTCAGCATCTCTGTGGATTTGGCTACACCGGGAGAACTGGGTAATGAAATCCTTAAGAAGACCGAGAATATCAGCGATGTCAACATATTGACCATCAAGGGTAAGCTCAACGACGACGATATCTACAATATCCAGAAGCGCATGCCTAACCTCGTAGAGGTGGATCTTTCTGAGGTGGATATGGAAAACATACCAGATTATCTGTTTAGTGAGCGACGTGGCATCAAGAAGGTTACCTTGCCTAAGAATCTCAAGACCATCGGAGAAGGGGCATTCAGATACTGCGAGTCTCTTGAAAATGTAGTCATTCCTGATGGTGTAACGAGCATAGGCAATTCTGCTTTTTATGGTTGTTACAATATAAAGAGCATCAAATTCCCTGAAGGTCTGGTTTATATGGGAAGTAATGCTTTCTATCAGTGCTATGCGCTGACCACATTAGAACTGCCTTCTTCGCTGAAGACCATCTCTGGCGGAGCTTTTTATGAGTTAAGAAATTTGGCATCCGTCAGCATGCCGGAACAACTGGAAACCATTGGAGATAATGCATTCGCACATTGCAATAACCTGAAGGAGATTTTAATTCCAAAGGGAACGCAAACGATAGGATATGCAGCATTCTACGAATGCAATTCATTGGAAAAGGTTACCATACCTGCCAGTGTAACTGCCGTTAATAACGCTTTCACTTATTGCAAAAATCTGAAAGAAGTTACTTGTCTGGCACTGGTACCTCCACAGGTTAGGAATGAAAATCCTTTCAATGGAGGCATGGACATGAGCAAGCGAACCCTCTATGTGCCTACTTTCGTGCTCAATGTCTACAAGCAGACGCGGGGCTGGGATGCATTCACCAATATCAAGGCAACAGATGAACTTCCTGAAAGTATGAACATCTGGAAAGAATTTACGCTTAATCTGCCAGACTCTCTCCCTGCAGACTACAAGCCTAGCATGCTGATTGATACTTATGGTGGAAATGGCGGAAGCCTGACCGTGAAGGGAAACAGTATGCTGTCACTCAGCAAGTTTGACTTTACATACGATCCAAATTACTACATCAATCAGTCAAGCTCAACCAGTGCAAATATCCACGGAACCCTCATCAACGAGGCTACCATGCGTGCCGACAGTATCAGTACTAAACTGTATGTGCCTAAGCAGCGCTGGGTCTTCCTCTCCATGCCATTCAACGTGAAGGTATCAGATTTCCAGTGTCTCACCGATGAGACGCAGTGGGTAATCCGCAAATACTCAGGATTGGCACGAGCCAACGAGCAGAAGGAGAAGACCTGGCAGAACATGACAGCCGACAGCATCCTGCATGCACACGAAGGCTACATCCTGCAATGCACCAACAACGATGGCTGGAATAATCATGTACTCTTCCAATTCAAGGCTATCAACGATGCAGAGAAAAACAATCTCTTCGCATCAACCGACCAGAAGATTGAACTGAAGGAATATCTGTCTGAGTTCTCTCATAACCGCAGCTGGAACCTCATCGGCAACCCATATCCATGTTATTTCGACACCCGATTCATGGACTTTGGCGCCCCTATCACCACCTGGAACATGAGCAACTCTACCTACGAGGCATATTCTCTGGTGGATGACAACTACATCCTCTGGCCAGGAGAAGCTTTCTTCGTTCAGCGCCCTGTGGACCAGGCTGAGATTACCTTCCTCGCAGAAGGACGCCAGCACAACAGGAATGTAAGAGACATTGAGGAAACACGTGCCAAGATGCAGACCGGCAACGCAGCACGCCAGGTTTACAACCTGACGCTTACAGGCGAAAACACAGCCGACCGCACACGTATCGTCATCAACCCGGAGGCAGAAATGAGCTATAACGCAACCCATGATGCAGGCAAGATGATGAGCGAGGAAACTCTGTCGGCTCAGCTCTACTCCATCGAGAGCGATGCCGACTACGCTATCAACGAGCGACCTATCGGCAACGGCATCATCCAGCTGGGAGCAAGATTCGCACAGGGTGGCGACTATACCATCAGTCTGATGGATGCACCGGAGCAGGCCGTACTCCTGGATAAGCAGGAAGGCAAGGAAATCACCCTCGACGAGACTGGCTATCGCTTTACAGCCAAGGCTGGTGAAAGCAGAAACCGATTCAGTCTTATCCTTCGTGGAAACACCACGGGTATCACCACCCTGGATGCCAACACGGGCAGCATCCATATCAGCACCCAGGCTGGCTGCATCCATGTAACGGCAACTGCCAAGGAAGACATCAAACTCTATGGTGCAGACGGAAAACTGCTGAAGAACCAGAATGGAACAGAAGCTATCTTCAATGTGCCAGGTGGTTTGTATATCATCAAGGTGGGCAACGTAACCCAGAAGGTTACCATGGTAAAGTAG